Within Spinacia oleracea cultivar Varoflay chromosome 4, BTI_SOV_V1, whole genome shotgun sequence, the genomic segment AAGTATGTACTGTGTATGAAAGGTAATTGATTGTGTTATTTCAGCGAGAATAATACATCATTTATATAGTACAGCTACATGACAACCCTAGGTACATTAGTCAAAGCCTAATATGGAAAATAAGATAATATCCTTGAAAAGATATTATTTACAAGAATAATATACTGAAAGATATTCTATGTTAAGTAAAGAGAATTATTTACATAACTGATAGTCAGAGAATAATATCAAGATATTACTTGATTTTATCTCTTATATGCCCCCGCAAGACGGACGGTGGGTCTGAGAGTCCGATCTTGGATAGAAGGAAGTCCATCCTTGGTCTTGACAGTGGCTTGGTAAGAAAGTCCGCGAGTTGATCGCCAGTAGGTATATGGACTACACGTAGTAAGCCATTCTGAACCTGCTCTCGAATAAAATAGAATGCTATGGCAAGATGCTTCATTTTTGAGTGAAATACCGGGTTCGCGCTAAGGTGTGTGGCACTAAGATTATCACAGTATATTACGGGAGTATGAGTCAGGGGAATGCCCATCTCCTTGAGCAAGTTTTGAACCCACATGAGTTCTAAAGTGGTGGTAGAAACCGCTCGATATTCAGCTTCAGTTGATGATTTGGCAATGGACTTTTGCTTCTTAGAGCACCAAGTAAGAGGGTTGCGGCCTAAAAAGACAACATGACCCATGGTGGAAGTGTAGTCATCTCTATCTCCTGCCCAGTCGGCATCGGCAAAGGCATGTAGAGTAAATGTTGAGTCCTTGTAAATGTTGATACCTTTGTCTAGAGTACCATTTAAGTACCTGAGGAGACGCTTAAGAGCAGCCCAATGATCGAATGTTGGGCAGTGCATGAATTGCGATAGCTTGTTCACAGCATAGGCGACATCGGGCCTTGTGAGAGTGAGGTATTGGAGGCTGCCTACAGCAGCTCTATATGCCTTTGGTTCATCAAGAGTAACACCAGCACCTGAGGTCAAGTGGTGTGTGGTGATCATCGGAGTTGGCGTCGAGTTGGAGTCGAGCATGCCCATTCTTTCTAGCAAGTCAATAATGTACCGTTGTTGACTTAGGAAAAGACCATGAGAGGTAGGTATTACCTCAACACCAAGAAAGTAGGAGAGGTCACCAAGGTCCTTTAATAAAAACCTGtttgcaaatgacttaataaACAACTCAATGTGGTTAGGATTAGGGCCAGTGACAattatgtcatcaacatacacaaTAAGATAAATAGGTGTAGTAGCATGATGTAGGATAAATAGTGAAGTATCCGAGACACATCGTGTGAAACCTTGTCCCACAAGATAATTCGTGAGTTCGGTGTACCAAGCCCGAGGTGCTTGTTTTAGGCCATAAATAGCCTTCTTGAGTTTACATACATGAGAAGGAAATTTCTCATAAATGAACCCTGGAGGTTGAGACATATATACTTCCTCATGTAGGGTGCCCTGTAAAAAAGCATTGTTAATATCAAGTTGTCGGAGCTGCCAGTTTTGTGTCACTGCAATGCTAAGGAGAGTTCTAATTGTAGCTGGTTTTACTACCGGGCTAAAGGTTTCGGTGTAATCAATGCCTGGTCTTTGTTGGAATCCCTTGGCTACAAGTCGAGCTTTGTAGCGTTCTATTACTCCTTTCTTAGTgtattttattcgaaaaatcCACTTACATTTAACAACATTTTGAACCGTTTCAGAACTAGTCAAGTCCCATGTACCCAATTTATATAGGGAATCAAGCTCTTCTTGCATTACCTGCTTTCATAAATGATCCTTCAATGCTTGTTGTACTGTTTTAGGAGGAGATGGTTTTGATCCCGTAGAGGTTGAGTGTACATACTTGCGATTTGGTTTGAAAACATTGTTTTTAGAACGAGTAATTATGCCGGATGTGTTGAACTGGGGCTGAGGTGCTGCATCAAGGTTGGGTACAGGAAGTTGTGCCGTTGAGTGGTTTGGATCAGTGGGGTTTCTCTCCTTTTCGGTGTTTGGTGTTGGGTTGATTGATTGGTCCTGCCTATTAATAGGAAAGGATGGAGGTTGGGATAATGGTGTTGGTGTAATGTGAGGTGGGCCCATGGGTGAGTTTTGTCCAGTAGTGGAGTATGCATCATTAGATGGAGATGAGGGAGAGCTAGTAGAAGGGGATTGGTTTGGGCTAGGCCCAAGGGAGTCAAGGTTGTCCTATTGAGTCATATGAATTGGGTTTTGAAGAATTGGTATTGAGATGGGGCACCATAAATCCGGATCAGGAAGGGATGTTTGAGTGAGCTGAGAATTAAGAGTAGGAAATGGAAATTCATTTTCGACGAAACGAACATGACGTGAAGTGAACACCCGCTTGGTTTCGAGATCTAGACAATGGTAGGCGCTTTGAGTTTTGGAGTATCCTATGAAAATACATGGTCTAGACTTGGAGTCTAATTTGTGAGAAGTGTATGGTCTTAACCAAGGATAACATAGGCACCCAAAACTACGTAACTTGAGATAATTAGGAGGGGATTGAAAAAGGCAGTGGTAAGGGGATTTATGAGAGAGAGTGGATGTAGGCATTCGATTTATTAGGTAGGAAGATGTGGAAAAGGCATAAGACCAGTACTCTTGAGGTAGTTGAGCATGTGTTAGAAGAGATAAGCCGGTTTCAACTATGTACCGATGTCTACGTTCGGCAAACCCGTTATGCTCAGGAGTATGAGGAGGAGAAGTTAGATGAGAGACACCATCTATGGTTAAAAAAGACTCAAGAGCCTTATATTCTCCTCCATTATCGGAATATAAAACCCGAAttgatttttcaaaaaatttctcAACTAAGGCTTTGAATCGAAGAAATACTCCCTTAGTGTCGGATTTGTTTTTGAGTGGATAAAACCATATGTATTTGGTAAAATGGTCAACAAAAATTATATAGTATTTGAAACCATCAATAGAATGAACCGTGGATGTCCATAAATCGGTATATAAAATGTCGAGAGGTGAATTAGACATCAAAGTAGATTGACCAAAGGGAAGTTTATGACTTTTATTGCAATAACAAGCATTATAATTAAAAGACAGAGAATTCGAAACTTGAAGATTAAAATCCGAAATAATATGTTTAAAAATAGCTAATGAAGGATGGCCAAGTCTATGATGCCAATTTATTGCCGGTGCTTTAATGGTAGAAAAAGCAAGGATATTTGAGGAATATGGAGACCATTCATAGACCCCGTGTTTAGTGTTCCCCGTGAGAAGAGGTGCCCCCGTGGTTCGAtccttcaaaacaaaaatattagATGAGAATTCCATAATGAGATCGTTATCAAGGCATAGTTGAGATGTAGAAATAATATTACGATTCATTGTAGGGGCACATAAAACATTAGAGAGTGTAATAGTTTTGGAGGAAGCAGTAAAGAGAGTTAGAGATCCTATGTGAGTAATAGGAACACCGGAACCATTACCTATAACGATCTCTTCAGTGCCATCATAGGGGTGATGTAGAGCAAGGTTGGAAAGGTCGTGAGTGACATGGTGAGAAGCTCCTGTGTCAAGTAACGAGGATGTTGAGGCATGAGCATTGGCTGTAGCCATATGAGCCTGCGGAGGGTGAGAGCTATTGGTTGGCGGCAATGAGGGCTTGGCCGTGGGAAACTTTTCCTGGAAAGATGGACACCTGTAAAGAGAGTGACCTTGAGTGTGGCACCATTGACACTTACCTTTGTACCCTTGACCTTTACCTCTATCATTTGACCCATGATTTTTGTTGTAGTGGTTGGGCTTGGAGGTGATGTGATTAGGCTTACTGTGATCATTGGACTGCGGGGCAGAATAACTTGAAGGTTGATAGTGGCGGGTGACAGTAGGGTGAGCAGAAATTGGCAGCGGTGTTGGTGTTGGTGCGGTACGAATGCTCACTTCCTTGTGAAGGAGTTTCTCGTGAAGCTCCTCAAAGGTAATGAGAGTGTCACGACCATTTACAGCATCTACCACGGATTGGTAGTCAGTGTTGACAAGACCTTCAAGCACTCGCTCAATTAAGTCATCCGGTTTGTAAGGATCACCAAGGACGGCTAATTGATCTGCACAGATTCGAATGGCATTCATATACTCAGTTATACTTTGCATACCTTTGGTAATTGCACGGAGGTTAGCTTTAATGAGTTTGGCGTGACCACGAGTGTTGCGTGCAAAGGTGTGGGCTAGAATGTCCCATGCCTCTTTGGCAGTGGTAGCCCTAGAAACAAGTGGAGAAATGTTGAAATCCAGCGTACCAAGCAAGGCACCGAACAGAAGCTTGTCTTGACGTACCCAAGTTGTGTGATCCGGGTTGACAGTTGTGCCTCCGGTGGTTGCATCAGCATTGGTGGTTGCTGGTGGGGAGTGAGTACCATCAAAAAACTTGAACAAGCCGTGGCCTACAAGAATGGATTCCAATTGGAGTTTCCATGTTAAGTAGTTGGTATTGGTAAGCTTGATGATATTAGTAAGGTTGACAATGATAAGAGGGGAGGAGGGTTGAAGATCATTTGGTATGGTGTTAGAAACCATGATTGGCGTAAGGGAAGCAGGGAGGAGGGAAAAAAAATGTAGGTTTAGGATACCTGCTGTGATACCATATGAAAGGTAATTGATTGTGTTATTTCAGCGAGAATAATACATCATTTATATAGTACAGCTACATGACAACCCTAGGTACATTAGTCAAAGCCTAATATGGAAAATAAGATAATATCCTTGAAAAGATATTATTTACAAGAATAATATACTGAAAGATATTCTATGTTAAGTAAAGAGAATTATTTACATAACTGATAGTCAGAGAATAATATCAAGATATTACTTGATTTTATCTCTTATACTGTGTAGGTGTGTACATGCATGTGGAGTAACGGCCACAAAATATTGTTTTACAATCTgcaatcactacaagaaattgtactattaatgacgggaaatcctgtcgcgaaaggccaataatcgttgattaacgacgggatttcctgtcgcaaacccgtcataaaagggggccgtcgttaatagaaaatcccgtcgtaaatccgttgtaaacccgtcgtaaaagacatttgctacggttattcccgtcattgtttggttgttagccccgtcgcaaaaggcttttacgacgggatttttgacccgtcgtatttaggttgtcgttaaagatgcaaattcttgtagtgaatgtAACCAAAGTGTCTAGTTCTGTCTACACtagggctccgtttggtagggcgtaaaacgttttcatgtaaaataatttttcatggaaaacatttttcaagggaaaatacaattccaaactagttttcttttgttggtaacttaaagaaaaatgggtgaagatggtgaagattgaggagaagaaaggagagggaggtaaggaggaaagaaggaaaagtggtttccctccctttcaaatggaaaagggttttccacctttgagggagtcatggaaaactgttttacatcccttacccaaccaaacaacgtaaaatgattgaaaagaggaaaatcgtttttcataaaagcgttttacgccctaccaaacggagcctaaaacCGTCCCTAACTTTACGACAGTATATTATAGCATTTTCTCTCCCCGTACCACTCTCAAGGGCTCTACTAATGTCGTCAAATGTAATTTAGAGAGATTACACCTGTAGTATACAATACACACccatatttttattttcgtcAAGTAAACAATAAAGATGGTTCCGAAAAGTTGAGTGTTAGATCCTAGAAGCTACAGAGTACAAAATTAAAGTTTGCACATGAATGCAGAGTTATATCTACAGAAATAATAGGATTGCTTTTAGCTATCTTTGCAGCGTTTAGTGCACATTAAAGGAATTTCTACTACTTTTGTTCTTAGTTTAAAATAAGTTTACCAATTATTGTATGAATTGAATAAACTAAACGCTTACTTTCAATTTCTTTAGCAAAATAAAAAGCTCCTTTATCATTCTCTTTTCTTATCATAGATTCTCCTTATATAACATTTTAACAagaatttataaataattacACCTTTATTACTAAAATACTCCTTAATTAAGAAAATGTAGTCAAAAGCTCACAACTAATTATGACACTCTACCTTACACGCTTTTCTCTGCTGTTATTCCTTATATAAATTTTAACACAAACATTTCTCATCTCCAAAAATTAACTCAAACAACCTTGAATTCTCTAGCAAAACATAAAATGGATCTAATGTTTAATCCATCATCGTCCGGGAATGGAGAAGATCTGTCATCCCGAAGAAGCGTATGGGTAAACGGGCCGGTAGTTGTTGGGGCAGGGCCATCGGGTTTAGCCGTAGGAGCATGCCTAAAAGAGCAAGGGGTGCCTTTTGTAGTCCTAGAAAGAGCTGATTGTATAGCCTCACTTTGGCAAAACCGTACTTACGATAGGGTTAAACTCCACCTCCCTAAGCAGTTTTGTCAACTGCCCAAAATGCCTTTCCCTGACTCTTTCCCTGAGTACCCTACTAAGAGACAGTTTATTGAATACCTTGAGTCCTACGCAATGCACTTTGAGATCAACCCCCATTTCAACGAGTGTGTCCAATCTGCCAAGTACGACAACACTTTCGACCTTTGGCGTGTCAAGACCGTAGATCAGGGTCCAGCTGGGCGGGAGATTGAGTACTTGTGCCGGTGGCTCGTGGTGGCCACTGGGGAAAATGCTGAGTGTGTGGTTCCTGATATTGACGGCCTTGCCCATTTCGGCGGGAAGGTGATCCACTCAAGTGAGTACAAGTCCGGTGATTCCTTTCGTGGACAGAAGGTTCTAGTTGTTGGGTGCGGGAACTCAGGCATGGAGGTCTCCCTAGACCTCTCGAACCACGATGCACAACCTTTTATGGTTTGCCGTAACTCGGtaagtttaaaaactttgaccataaaagTTAAAGCAGTAACTAATACAAAACACTTAGTAAAATTAGTActcctctgtcccttaatactcacacCACTTTctttttcgggtcgtcccttaatacttgcaccgcttctataaatggaaatctttatcaatattatattatttctcacacttacctactaccccacctacacccctactccctacaaaagaTCATTAAAAAATCACACCCtacactcaccactccccactccttacacatttcccactaactatattaaaaaaataccccactatcaactaacacacattaaattaataagtcaactaaaatgtcttaaactccgcaccagtcaaacggtgcgagtattaagggacggagggaatacTAACAAAGATTTTACactttgtttattttatcagGTTCATATCCTCCCTAGAGACATAATGGGAAAATCGACGTTCGAGTTAGCAATGTTACTAATGAAGTGGATACCTCTCTGGTTGGTTGACAAAATATTACTGTTTTTCGCATGGGTTATACTTGGTGACATGCAGAAGTATGGGCTCAAAAGGCCAAACCCCGGTCCACTTGAGCTAAAAAACGAGCAAGGAAAGAGCCCTGTGTTGGACATTGGTGCCTTGGCGAAAATTCGTTCCGGAGATATCAACGTTGTGCCTGGAATCAAGACGTTCTACGCAAGCAGCGTCGAGCTCGTTGATGGTGTGACAATGGAAGTTGATTCAGTCATTCTCGCCACCGGGTATCGTAGCAATGTCCCTTGGCTTCAGGTTAGAAataaactagattagatcccgtgtaCGCAtggattttgataatttttttcacaaaatatttaactgatttCCCAAACTATTGcgtttataacatttttaacatacttgtttaaatttattgtgcatatttaaaatgctaatatggtaatttgacaaaaatattgagtgatatattttccattattaatatagcgatttgactaaaatattatcaatttagaataattattattacgtcgtatctattattgccataatttataaactaaattttgtttccatacataaatagtttataaaaaaaaaggtaaagaataaaataaaataaaacagatacactttttttttttgaaactgaTTTTTGGTGGGAAAAAaacgcaccaggaattgacacgtgtcattcctggtgtctcttttacgccctccatttctttttgttgtatccgtttccattttaagcgtttctttttgttgtattcatttttatttttgaacatacattttatcctaaaatacccttacatttctatctaattaacaaaatacctaaagattctacccatattcccacttaaatttccccacccctattatttaattcttttcccttccccatatacccactctctcacctcctttatcacccattaTTATCACttctctctcttaccttatttctttattattttctcttttttttattataatctcttacatatatacaatcatttttcttacacccaatcattacacttataccaatacaaaccaagattccaattttcttaaaaactccccactttctgaaatggatacatcaaaaagaaatagagggagtagtatatagtaatagaagaTTCCACaacatatttttcatttttataccaaaaaaaaaacgaaatataAACAGACTAACCATAATTATTTTGGATAATAGGAAGGTGAGTTCTTTAACAAGAATGGATATCCGAAAACCCCATTTCTAAATACATGGAAAGGAAGAAGTGGACTTTATTCAGTCGGGTTTTCAAGGAAAGGTCTTGCTGGTGCTTCGTTCGACGCCACACAAATTGCTCTAGATATTGGCCAAGCTTGGAAGCAAGAAACTAAGCAAAAGAAACTCAGGACACCTCCCTTTAGGAGGTGTATTTCCACTTTACTCAGCGCACCTCGTTTTAGGAGGTGTATCTCCACCTTTTAATTACATTTAAAATTCAATGGCAAATTCTTATAAGAGACGATCATTACATAGATATATGATAGAAACATTTCTTTGATTCTTTAATTTGATTCTTTGCAACACTTGTACAATTTTCCAAGGTCACGTTGAAATGCAAaaagttttatttaatttttgtaaatttAATCTTCAAGATGTTCCTgaaatcaatatatatatagtagAGATCGTTGTAATACCTTCTTGTGCTGAAGATCAAACTGTGATTAAATGGCCCGTTAAACGATCATCTCGTCATTAGTGTCAAAATATCCATTTTTGTTTAGGCCTTGCATCCTATCGATCCTTGTCTGTTGAAAGAAATTACTccctccctccgtctctttttgttttttttacgtttgttatttttcacgcattttaacgattaattaatttgcatcgagattcctccattgtttttatttaaacaagatatattacgtttatttataatgttttcactctaatcgaaattctgatattgaaaaatgagaaaaatttaatgtcccagtgaaaaagtgtgagagattaaaagactcaataaatttaaatttttaaaatagtAATTGAACCACaaatttgatagaatactaagttatttatgtgataatataaaaggaaatgtaaagaacattttgaaatacccaaaaaggaaaatgtaaagaacaaaaagagacagaaGAAGTAGCAAGCAGTgtatcatcttcttcttccttgaaTTCTTCGCCAAGAAAGAAATTTGGTACCTTTGTATAATCAAAATCATATCCATCTTGGTTCTCGAACAATACTTCGCTAAGAGAGCAGTTATGTTTTCCGGAACATTAAATCAAGGTGAATAAGAGATTTGCACTTATATGATCGAAATGCATCTTTGGAGCCAGAAATTAACCTAGcttcaatccaaaatcacacCTTAAACAAAATATCATGAGTGGTAATTACGCAAATTAACACATACTACGTAGTTTGTTCCAAGGAGACAAGTAGTAAATGCATACTACGACATCTCTATATTACCTCGATAAAATCATGTAAATACAGCATTCAGGCCCGGTCCTGACATTTTGAGGGCCCTAGGCGAAATAAGGGATTTGGGCCCCTTTCAAAATAATACGTCTTTAACtgaaataatattattatttttttgtaaaattcattatattgttgaattcaaatcaataaaaacttACTTTATCTC encodes:
- the LOC110781817 gene encoding probable indole-3-pyruvate monooxygenase YUCCA8 isoform X2, with translation MDLMFNPSSSGNGEDLSSRRSVWVNGPVVVGAGPSGLAVGACLKEQGVPFVVLERADCIASLWQNRTYDRVKLHLPKQFCQLPKMPFPDSFPEYPTKRQFIEYLESYAMHFEINPHFNECVQSAKYDNTFDLWRVKTVDQGPAGREIEYLCRWLVVATGENAECVVPDIDGLAHFGGKVIHSSEYKSGDSFRGQKVLVVGCGNSGMEVSLDLSNHDAQPFMVCRNSVHILPRDIMGKSTFELAMLLMKWIPLWLVDKILLFFAWVILGDMQKYGLKRPNPGPLELKNEQGKSPVLDIGALAKIRSGDINVVPGIKTFYASSVELVDGVTMEVDSVILATGKVSSLTRMDIRKPHF
- the LOC110781817 gene encoding probable indole-3-pyruvate monooxygenase YUCCA5 isoform X1, which translates into the protein MDLMFNPSSSGNGEDLSSRRSVWVNGPVVVGAGPSGLAVGACLKEQGVPFVVLERADCIASLWQNRTYDRVKLHLPKQFCQLPKMPFPDSFPEYPTKRQFIEYLESYAMHFEINPHFNECVQSAKYDNTFDLWRVKTVDQGPAGREIEYLCRWLVVATGENAECVVPDIDGLAHFGGKVIHSSEYKSGDSFRGQKVLVVGCGNSGMEVSLDLSNHDAQPFMVCRNSVHILPRDIMGKSTFELAMLLMKWIPLWLVDKILLFFAWVILGDMQKYGLKRPNPGPLELKNEQGKSPVLDIGALAKIRSGDINVVPGIKTFYASSVELVDGVTMEVDSVILATGYRSNVPWLQEGEFFNKNGYPKTPFLNTWKGRSGLYSVGFSRKGLAGASFDATQIALDIGQAWKQETKQKKLRTPPFRRCISTLLSAPRFRRCISTF